The sequence below is a genomic window from Oscillospiraceae bacterium.
GGCGGCCTGTTCGCTCCGCAGGGAGCGGAGCAGCGCCATAATCTCCGGGTCTACGTCAACCACGCGGGCCTTTCCATTCTTGGGGGTGTCCAGGTATACCCCCTTCTGAGGTGTGTAGCAGAGGTTGCCCGCAATGGTGATGGTGCTGTCCTTGAAATTCAGGTTCTCCCATTTCAGGCCGCAGCACTCTCCGCGCCGTATCCCTGTATCGATGAGGAGCCGGATGAGCACACGCCACTTTGGCGGCTCGTTGTCCAGGGCTGCAAGTATCCGGCGTACCTGCTCCACCGTGTAGGCCTCCACCTCCGGCTCCCTGGCTTCATCCTTGCGGGGGCGGGGGCGCTCCACCTTGTCCATGGGGTTCTTGGGTATGGTGTCGGAGAGATAGGCCATTTTAAACAGGCCGTTGAGGATGGTATAGCATTTTACGACTGTGGCGTGGGCTTTGCCTTGGGCCTGCATGGACAGCAGCAGGGCGGATATATTGGCCGGGGTAATATCGGGCATTTTCAGGTTGCCAAGGGCGGGGTAGATCCAGCGGTCGAGCTGGCATTGGAAGCTGCACCGGCTGTTCTCCGCCATGGAGATGGTTTTTGCAGGCATGAAGACCTCTTCCCCATATTGGCTGAGGGTCTGAACCTTGGCGGACTCCCGCTTGGCGGCCAGCTCCCGTTCCGCCTGCTCCGCGCGGCTGATGACCTCGCCCG
It includes:
- a CDS encoding site-specific integrase; the protein is MAADFERQCDAGEVISRAEQAERELAAKRESAKVQTLSQYGEEVFMPAKTISMAENSRCSFQCQLDRWIYPALGNLKMPDITPANISALLLSMQAQGKAHATVVKCYTILNGLFKMAYLSDTIPKNPMDKVERPRPRKDEAREPEVEAYTVEQVRRILAALDNEPPKWRVLIRLLIDTGIRRGECCGLKWENLNFKDSTITIAGNLCYTPQKGVYLDTPKNGKARVVDVDPEIMALLRSLRSEQAAHAISSFVFTQDNSPEPMHPQSPTRYMKKFSARYSVLDLHPHKLRHTFASIAITSGADIASVSEKLGHSDKGVTLRMYTHADQESMKRASQIFRNALKNDMKIAGQG